A stretch of Lactuca sativa cultivar Salinas chromosome 6, Lsat_Salinas_v11, whole genome shotgun sequence DNA encodes these proteins:
- the LOC111891613 gene encoding 3-isopropylmalate dehydratase small subunit 1 — translation MAAAASLANPTTFASSLPRGHHHQASVSVSTFSFSNSRKQRSFKSLISQSILASTSPVTRHTSIVSAATSDSSSSGSATSFHGLCYVVGDNIDTDQIIPAEYLTLVPSKPDEYKKLGSYALIGLPASYETRFVEPGEYQSKYSIIIGGDNFGCGSSREHAPVALGAAGVAAVVAESYARIFFRNSVATGEVYPLESEGRICEECKTGDTVTIELAQSLLINHTTGKEYKLKPIGDAGPVIEAGGIFAYARKAGMIPA, via the coding sequence ATGGCGGCCGCGGCGTCTCTTGCTAACCCCACCACGTTTGCCTCTTCCTTACCCCGTGGCCACCACCACCAAGCGTCTGTTTCTGTCTCCACCTTCAGTTTCTCGAATTCCAGAAAACAACGCTCATTCAAATCCCTAATTTCCCAATCTATCCTGGCTTCTACCTCACCGGTAACACGCCATACATCCATCGTCTCTGCGGCAACATCTGATTCATCTTCATCCGGTTCCGCCACCTCATTTCACGGCCTGTGCTATGTCGTCGGAGACAACATCGACACCGACCAAATCATCCCCGCTGAGTACCTAACCCTGGTCCCATCAAAACCTGATGAATACAAGAAGCTAGGATCCTACGCTCTCATCGGACTCCCGGCGTCGTACGAGACTCGATTCGTTGAGCCTGGGGAGTACCAGTCGAAATATTCGATCATCATCGGTGGAGATAATTTCGGTTGCGGCTCCTCGCGAGAACACGCTCCGGTGGCTCTGGGGGCCGCTGGAGTAGCAGCGGTGGTGGCGGAATCATACGCGAGGATATTTTTTAGGAATTCAGTTGCAACAGGAGAGGTTTACCCATTGGAATCAGAGGGTAGGATTTGTGAAGAGTGCAAAACTGGAGATACGGTGACGATTGAGCTTGCACAAAGCCTTCTGATTAATCATACAACTGGGAAAGAGTATAAATTGAAGCCGATTGGTGATGCTGGACCTGTGATCGAAGCTGGTGGAATCTTTGCATATGCACGAAAAGCTGGGATGATTCCTGCTTAG
- the LOC111891620 gene encoding uncharacterized protein LOC111891620 — MGEKMVKYGIIGVGMMGREHLCNLYHLRSEGVAVVCVADPNLASQQISTEFAESFGWPLKVFSGHKELLESGLCDVLVVSTPNMTHYEILMDILNHPKSHHVLVEKPLCTTVQDCRQVIEAAKKRPDMLVQVGLEYRYMPPVAKLMEIVNGGRLGNIRMVSIREHRFPFLVKVDNWNRFNCNSGGTMVEKCCHFFDLMRLFVGANPVRVMASGAIDVNHKDEVYDGKVPDIIDNAYVIVEFDNGARGMLDLCMFAEGSKNEQEISVVGEIGKGEAFVPENLVRYGVRVEGREGVRTMRVEDDRIKYDGLHHGSSYLEHLNFLATVKTQGKKTVAVDLHDGLIAVAIGVAAQLSIELGRFVSIKEVMT; from the exons ATGGGAGAGAAAATGGTGAAGTATGGAATCATCGGTGTAGGAATGATGGGGAGAGAGCATCTCTGTAATCTGTACCATCTCCGGAGCGAAGGCGTCGCCGTCGTTTGTGTCGCCGATCCAAACCTCGCTTCTCAGCAGATTTCGACGGAATTTGCCGAGTCCTTTGGCTGGCCCCTCAAG GTATTTTCAGGACATAAAGAGCTTCTAGAGAGTGGGCTATGTGATGTTTTAGTTGTTTCAACTCCAAACATGACTCATTATGAAATCTTGATGGACATTCTCAACCACCCAAAAAGTCATCATGTACTAGTTGAGAAGCCCTTGTGCACAACTGTACAAGACTGTAGACAG GTGATAGAAGCTGCAAAAAAGAGACCAGATATGTTGGTGCAAGTTGGATTGGAGTACAGATACATGCCACCTGTAGCTAAATTGATGGAGATTGTTAATGGTGGAAGATTGGGAAATATTAGAATGGTTTCCATTAGGGAACATCGGTTTCCGTTTTTAGTTAAG gtGGATAACTGGAATAGATTTAATTGTAACAGTGGAGGTACTATGGTTGAAAAATGCTGCCATTTTTTTGATCTTATGAGGCTTTTTGTTGGTGCAAATCCAGTTCGTGTAATGGCTTCTGGAGCCATTGATGTTAATCATAAAGATGAAGTCTATGATGGGAAG GTGCCTGATATTATCGATAATGCATATGTTATTGTTGAATTTGATAATGGGGCAAGAGGGATGCTTGATCTTTGTATGTTTGCAGAAGGAAGTAAAAACGAACAAGAAATTTCGGTTGTTGGTGAAATAGGAAAG ggcgaagcaTTTGTTCCCGAGAATCTTGTTCGATATGGTGTGCGAGTTGAAGGTAGAGAAGGTGTAAGAACCATGAGAGTTGAAGATGATCGAATCAA ATATGATGGGTTGCACCATGGTTCGAGTTACTTGGAACACTTGAACTTTTTGGCTACGGTCAAGACCCAAGGGAAGAAAACTGTGGCGGTTGATCTGCATGACGGGTTGATCGCGGTGGCTATTGGTGTTGCAGCACAGCTTTCGATTGAGTTGGGAAGATTTGTGAGTATTAAGGAAGTTATGACAtga